GTGCTTTAGCTTCATTACTTCTTGCAATTACACACCCATCATTATTAGACAAGACTATAACAGCTTTATTTTTTAAACTAGGTTTGAATACTCTTTCGCAAGAAGCATAAAAGTTATTGCAATCAACTAATCCTATCATATAAAGTGATGTATTGCGTGAGCAACTACTCCAAATAGTTCGAAATCCATTTCTTCTGTAATCTCAATAGGTTGATATTTATTATTCTCAGCCTGTAAAAAAAGTTTGTTTTTGTTTTTTCGAATCCTTTTAACGGTGAAGTCACCATCTATATACGCTACTACTATAGAGTTATTAATAACTTCAAGCGACCTATCTACTATTAGCAAATCACCATTTAATATACCTGCATCTAGCATAGAATCACCGTTTACACGAACATAATAAGTAGCAGATGGATGTTCTATCAAAAGTTGATTTAAATCTATTTTTGAATCTATATGATCCTCTGCAGGAGATGGAAATCCTGCTGAAACACCATTTTGGAAATAGGGTAGGTTTAAAGATATATCTTGCTCAGAGCTATAGAATTCTAGTGTTTTACTTTTGTAAAGGACTCTCATTTTATATAGATTTTATATCATTTTAAAATTAATGTAATTTTTTTAAAAAAAAGTAAACAATAAAATTTTAAAGTAAACTTTTTTATATGAATACAGTTTAATGAATATAGTACGTAAAAAGCTGAGTGAAATTAAAT
Above is a window of Flavobacteriales bacterium TMED191 DNA encoding:
- a CDS encoding translesion error-prone DNA polymerase V autoproteolytic subunit, giving the protein MRVLYKSKTLEFYSSEQDISLNLPYFQNGVSAGFPSPAEDHIDSKIDLNQLLIEHPSATYYVRVNGDSMLDAGILNGDLLIVDRSLEVINNSIVVAYIDGDFTVKRIRKNKNKLFLQAENNKYQPIEITEEMDFELFGVVAHAIHHFI